Proteins from a genomic interval of Kribbella aluminosa:
- a CDS encoding acyl-CoA dehydrogenase family protein encodes MFELSAEHQEFRRSVRDFAAAEIAPHAAEWDRKHYFPVEVVQKMGQLGLFGLTAPEEYGGAGGDFTSLCVAIEEISRVDQSMGITLEAAVGLGINPILTFGTEEQKATWLPELVAGRKLAGFGLTEPESGSDAGATKTRAALDNGEWVIDGSKQFITNSGSSITSCVTVTARTGERDDGKPEISTIIVPSGTPGFTAEAAYDKLGWHASDTHPLSFVNCRVPEANLLGRRGKGFGQFLATLDDGRVAIGAVALGCIRACLEMSVQYAGERQTFGVPIGRKQGVAFQIADLKVMADAAELLVYRAAALKDAGASVQEFKQAAAVAKLYATESAVTATRIATQVFGGYGFMEEYPVTRFYRDAKILEIGEGTSEVQRMLIARSLGLPVE; translated from the coding sequence ATGTTCGAGTTGTCCGCGGAGCATCAGGAGTTCCGTCGTAGCGTTCGCGACTTCGCGGCGGCGGAGATCGCGCCGCACGCCGCGGAGTGGGACCGGAAGCACTACTTCCCGGTCGAGGTGGTGCAGAAGATGGGGCAGCTCGGGCTGTTCGGACTGACCGCGCCCGAGGAGTACGGCGGTGCCGGCGGCGACTTCACCAGCCTGTGCGTGGCGATCGAGGAGATCTCCCGCGTCGACCAGTCGATGGGGATCACGCTGGAGGCCGCGGTCGGGCTCGGGATCAACCCGATCCTGACGTTCGGGACCGAGGAGCAGAAGGCCACCTGGCTGCCGGAGCTGGTCGCGGGCCGCAAGCTGGCCGGGTTCGGGCTGACCGAGCCCGAATCCGGGTCGGACGCCGGCGCCACCAAGACCCGCGCCGCGCTGGACAACGGCGAGTGGGTGATCGACGGCTCCAAGCAGTTCATCACCAACTCGGGTTCGAGCATCACGAGCTGCGTGACGGTCACGGCCCGCACGGGTGAGCGCGACGACGGCAAGCCGGAGATCTCCACCATCATCGTCCCGAGCGGTACGCCGGGATTCACCGCGGAAGCGGCGTACGACAAGCTCGGCTGGCATGCGAGCGACACGCATCCGCTGTCGTTCGTGAACTGCCGGGTCCCCGAGGCGAACCTGCTCGGCCGGCGTGGCAAGGGGTTCGGCCAGTTCCTCGCGACGCTCGACGACGGGCGGGTGGCGATCGGCGCGGTCGCGCTCGGCTGTATCCGGGCCTGCCTGGAGATGTCGGTCCAGTACGCCGGTGAGCGGCAGACGTTCGGCGTACCGATCGGCCGCAAGCAGGGGGTCGCGTTCCAGATCGCCGACCTCAAGGTGATGGCCGACGCCGCGGAGCTGCTCGTCTACCGGGCTGCCGCGCTGAAGGACGCCGGGGCCTCGGTCCAGGAGTTCAAGCAGGCCGCCGCGGTCGCCAAGCTGTACGCGACCGAGTCCGCGGTGACCGCGACCCGGATCGCCACCCAGGTGTTCGGCGGCTACGGCTTCATGGA